In a genomic window of Wyeomyia smithii strain HCP4-BCI-WySm-NY-G18 chromosome 1, ASM2978416v1, whole genome shotgun sequence:
- the LOC129716560 gene encoding cyclin-dependent kinase 20 codes for MEDYMPPRYQLLGRIGEGVHGVVVKARDLSNDDNIVAIKKLTLRTKHGWIAPNAIREIKVLQNSQCENILSLLDMYPDLSGMSLVFEYMPHTLYSKMKDEEHPLSRGEIRRYTAMLLNGLKYLHNLKIMHRDIKPANLLIDKRDVLKIADFGLARLFDDQQPGKVYSPQVATRWYRAPEILWGCQTYGPSVDMWATGCVFAEMLRGVPLFAGVTDIEQLALVVRTLGTPNLKDWPEVRSLPDYNKIRFPNASGERWEDIFPSFTSKSEIGLVDSLVTYNPSSRLTAAEAMQHPYFTEGDKN; via the exons ATGGAGGACTACATGCCACCGCGTTACCAGCTGCTGGGACGAATTGGCGAAGGAGTACACGGGGTAGTGGTGAAGGCACGAGATCTCAGCAATGACGACAATATTGTTGCCATCAAAAAACTGACACTGCGTACCAAGCATGGCTGGATTGCGCCGAATGCAATACGGGAAATCAAGGTGCTGCAAAACTCGCAATGTGAAAAT ATTCTTTCCCTTTTGGACATGTATCCCGACCTCTCCGGAATGTCGCTCGTTTTCGAATACATGCCTCACACATTGTACAGTAAAATGAAAGACGAAGAACATCCACTGTCACGGGGCGAAATCCGACGCTACACTGCCATGCTGCTGAACGGGCTGAAATATCTACACAACCTGAAAATCATGCATCGCGACATCAAACCGGCAAACCTGCTTATCGACAAACGCGACGTCCTAAAAATAGCCGACTTTGGGCTGGCCCGACTCTTCGACGACCAGCAGCCTGGGAAGGTGTATTCGCCACAGGTAGCAACGCGCTGGTACCGGGCACCGGAAATCCTCTGGGGTTGCCAAACGTACGGTCCGTCCGTAGACATGTGGGCTACCGGATGCGTGTTCGCCGAAATGCTCCGGGGAGTGCCACTGTTTGCAGGTGTCACCGACATCGAGCAGCTGGCGCTTGTCGTGCGAACGCTTGGCACACCGAACCTGAAGGATTGGCCGGAGGTGCGGAGCCTGCCCGACTACAACAAAATTCGTTTCCCCAATGCGAGCGGCGAACGGTGGGAGGATATTTTTCCCAGTTTCACCTCAAAGTCCGAAATAGGGCTGGTTGATAGTCTGGTGACGTATAATCCCAGCAGCAGGCTGACGGCGGCGGAG GCTATGCAACACCCATACTTTACCGAAGGAGACAAAAATTAG